One window of Calonectris borealis chromosome 28, bCalBor7.hap1.2, whole genome shotgun sequence genomic DNA carries:
- the LOC142093674 gene encoding survival motor neuron protein 1-like isoform X2, translating to MAESAPGPRGPDRAGPDAVLPPAAGGPSSGKAATPGAAPLRSPRTSFPRDAPGEGSDGDSETPTSSVTPSEEEEEEEGHQWRVGDACSTAWAGDGLLYPARLRALDPAAGTCLVEFDGYGNTEERALADLLPPHPGTWGASDTPRGEGPRAEPRRPSTPSSWELPPGARRRKGERTPCSPQPPEVMPPLWPPASLRAMREVEEEEDALAAMLMAWYMSGYHTGFYVGLREGRTEAAEPPPPPGRRQKKPPHS from the exons ATGGCCGAgagcgccccggggccgcgg GGTCCCGACCGCGCCGGCCCCGACGCGGTGctcccccccgcggcggggggcccgTCCTCGGGGAAGGCGGCgaccccgggggctgccccgctccgctccccccgcacATCCTTCCCCCGGGACGCTCCGGGCGAGGGGTCGGACGGCGACTCCGAGACCCCCACCTCGAGCGTGACCcccagcgaggaggaggaggaggaggaaggccacCAG TGGAGGGTGGGCGACGCCTGCAGCACCGCCTGGGCGGGGGACGGGCTGCTGTACCCTGCCCGGCTGCGGGCGCTGGACCCCGCCGCCGGCACCTGCCTGGTGGAGTTCGACGGCTACGGCAACACTGAGGAGCGGGCGCTGGCCGATCTCCTacccccccaccctgggaccTGGGGGGCGAGCGACACCCCGAGGGGTGAGGGTCCCCGCGCAGAGCCCCGCAGGCCCAGCACCCCCTCCTCCTGGGAGCTGCCCCCGGgtgcgaggaggaggaagggcgaGCGGACGCcctgctcccctcagccccccgag gtgaTGCCCCCGCTGTGGCCCCCGGCCTCGCTGCGCGCCATGCGggaggtagaggaggaggaggacgccTTGGCCGCCATGCTAATGGCCTGGTACATGAGCGGGTACCACACCGGCTTCTACGTG GGCCTCCGGGAAGGGCGGACGGAGGCTGCCGAGCcacccccgccgccgggccgcagGCAGAAGAAGCCCCCGCACAGCTAG
- the LOC142093674 gene encoding survival motor neuron protein 1-like isoform X1 yields the protein MAESAPGPRVGTGTGPRGLDRWGTGLGELRGPDRAGPDAVLPPAAGGPSSGKAATPGAAPLRSPRTSFPRDAPGEGSDGDSETPTSSVTPSEEEEEEEGHQWRVGDACSTAWAGDGLLYPARLRALDPAAGTCLVEFDGYGNTEERALADLLPPHPGTWGASDTPRGEGPRAEPRRPSTPSSWELPPGARRRKGERTPCSPQPPEVMPPLWPPASLRAMREVEEEEDALAAMLMAWYMSGYHTGFYVGLREGRTEAAEPPPPPGRRQKKPPHS from the exons ATGGCCGAgagcgccccggggccgcgggtgGGCACCGGGACGGGACCGAGGGGGCTGGACCGGTGGGGGACCGGCCTGGGCGAGCTGAGA GGTCCCGACCGCGCCGGCCCCGACGCGGTGctcccccccgcggcggggggcccgTCCTCGGGGAAGGCGGCgaccccgggggctgccccgctccgctccccccgcacATCCTTCCCCCGGGACGCTCCGGGCGAGGGGTCGGACGGCGACTCCGAGACCCCCACCTCGAGCGTGACCcccagcgaggaggaggaggaggaggaaggccacCAG TGGAGGGTGGGCGACGCCTGCAGCACCGCCTGGGCGGGGGACGGGCTGCTGTACCCTGCCCGGCTGCGGGCGCTGGACCCCGCCGCCGGCACCTGCCTGGTGGAGTTCGACGGCTACGGCAACACTGAGGAGCGGGCGCTGGCCGATCTCCTacccccccaccctgggaccTGGGGGGCGAGCGACACCCCGAGGGGTGAGGGTCCCCGCGCAGAGCCCCGCAGGCCCAGCACCCCCTCCTCCTGGGAGCTGCCCCCGGgtgcgaggaggaggaagggcgaGCGGACGCcctgctcccctcagccccccgag gtgaTGCCCCCGCTGTGGCCCCCGGCCTCGCTGCGCGCCATGCGggaggtagaggaggaggaggacgccTTGGCCGCCATGCTAATGGCCTGGTACATGAGCGGGTACCACACCGGCTTCTACGTG GGCCTCCGGGAAGGGCGGACGGAGGCTGCCGAGCcacccccgccgccgggccgcagGCAGAAGAAGCCCCCGCACAGCTAG